In Paenibacillus algicola, a genomic segment contains:
- a CDS encoding amidase domain-containing protein produces MSIAREVRSPWKNVLYAYVDQYNQNRVDYGTGLKEQVVTDLNYLLQRGERQIRLRHWFAERGVTPRRCETKARLTRVLKETEDQVIADLRLHSLFYYEKRGMLHREDVIQRERLTLLRDGDAWLIVDVESLEDERQPEQGPPSSSLSEEVHGWETAKSVPLINHRGVYAAGMRSRAGLYDREAAAAYADQWWDSGNPEFAQFAVDCTNYISQCLFAGKAPIHYTGKRETGWWYKGYVGGREWWSYSWAVSNSFARYLEYSGSGLRGEQVERAEQLRLGDVIVYDWDGDGAFQHSTIVTAFDAGGMPLVNAHTVSSKHRYWDYRDSYAWSENTVYRFYHIPDEL; encoded by the coding sequence ATGTCTATAGCCAGAGAGGTGCGCAGTCCTTGGAAAAATGTATTGTACGCCTATGTGGATCAATATAATCAGAACCGCGTCGATTACGGGACAGGACTCAAGGAGCAGGTGGTGACAGATCTCAACTATTTGCTGCAGCGGGGTGAACGTCAGATTCGGCTGCGCCACTGGTTTGCTGAGCGCGGAGTGACTCCGCGCCGGTGTGAAACGAAAGCCCGGCTGACCCGGGTGCTGAAGGAAACGGAGGACCAGGTCATTGCGGATCTTCGGCTGCACAGCCTGTTTTATTATGAAAAAAGAGGCATGCTCCACCGGGAAGACGTCATTCAGCGTGAGCGGCTGACGCTCCTTCGTGACGGAGATGCGTGGCTGATTGTCGATGTGGAGTCGCTGGAGGATGAGCGCCAGCCGGAGCAGGGCCCGCCTTCTTCATCATTGTCTGAAGAGGTTCATGGCTGGGAGACGGCGAAGTCGGTGCCGCTCATTAATCATCGCGGCGTGTACGCGGCAGGAATGAGAAGCCGGGCCGGGCTGTATGACCGTGAAGCGGCGGCTGCCTATGCAGATCAGTGGTGGGATTCCGGCAATCCGGAGTTTGCCCAGTTCGCCGTGGACTGCACCAATTATATCTCGCAGTGCCTCTTTGCAGGCAAAGCGCCAATCCACTATACTGGTAAAAGAGAAACAGGCTGGTGGTACAAGGGTTACGTCGGCGGACGGGAATGGTGGAGCTACAGCTGGGCGGTGTCCAACAGCTTCGCCCGATACCTGGAATACAGCGGCTCGGGTCTTCGGGGAGAGCAGGTCGAGCGTGCGGAGCAGCTGAGGCTTGGAGATGTTATCGTCTATGATTGGGACGGCGACGGAGCATTTCAGCACAGCACGATCGTCACGGCCTTCGACGCCGGAGGGATGCCGCTGGTCAATGCGCATACCGTCTCCAGCAAGCACCGCTACTGGGACTATCGCGATTCCTATGCCTGGAGCGAGAATACGGTGTACCGTTTTTACCATATTCCTGATGAGTTATAA
- a CDS encoding D-alanine--D-alanine ligase, with amino-acid sequence MGQDKLTVGLVYGGKSGEHEVSLATAFAVMNEFDFDKYEMIPFYITKQGTWRIGGKLDAPFKDKQELKLSGGSGTQAALNAVFSRLYGSQQPDIDIMFPLLHGTFGEDGTIQGLFEMADIPYVGTGVLTSAAGMDKGVMKKLFAQAGLPQCEYCCFTQAEWKRASHKLVQGIEDKLGYPCFVKPANLGSSVGISKAKDAAQLAMAIETALKYDHKIIVEEFVDAREVEVSVLGNEEPIASIPGEIVSSSEYYDYAAKYTDGQSEMLIPAPVDAETADTLRELAIRAFKAIEGSGITRADFFIRRNDGGILINEVNTMPGFTPFSMYPLLWRETGMSYRELLDQMISLGLARYENKQSLIYENEV; translated from the coding sequence ATGGGACAGGATAAATTAACGGTAGGACTGGTCTACGGCGGGAAATCAGGAGAACATGAGGTTTCGCTGGCTACGGCGTTTGCCGTCATGAATGAGTTTGATTTTGACAAGTATGAAATGATTCCCTTCTACATTACGAAGCAGGGAACCTGGAGAATCGGCGGCAAGCTTGATGCTCCGTTTAAGGATAAGCAGGAGCTGAAGCTCTCTGGCGGCAGCGGAACACAGGCTGCGCTGAATGCGGTATTCAGCCGTCTGTACGGCAGTCAGCAGCCGGACATTGACATTATGTTTCCGCTCCTGCATGGAACCTTTGGCGAGGACGGAACCATCCAGGGGCTGTTCGAAATGGCAGACATTCCTTATGTAGGCACTGGCGTGCTGACATCCGCTGCCGGTATGGACAAAGGAGTCATGAAGAAGCTGTTTGCGCAGGCCGGGCTGCCGCAGTGTGAATACTGCTGCTTTACGCAGGCCGAGTGGAAGCGGGCCAGCCACAAGCTGGTGCAGGGCATTGAGGATAAGCTGGGCTACCCTTGCTTCGTGAAGCCGGCGAACCTGGGTTCAAGCGTGGGCATTTCGAAGGCGAAGGACGCGGCCCAGCTTGCTATGGCGATCGAGACGGCACTGAAGTATGACCACAAGATCATCGTCGAGGAGTTCGTAGATGCCCGCGAAGTAGAGGTTAGCGTGCTGGGGAACGAGGAGCCGATTGCTTCTATCCCGGGTGAAATTGTCTCCTCCAGTGAATACTATGATTATGCCGCCAAATATACGGACGGACAGTCAGAGATGCTTATTCCTGCACCGGTGGATGCAGAGACCGCGGATACGCTGCGAGAGCTTGCGATCCGGGCGTTCAAGGCGATTGAGGGCAGCGGAATTACCCGGGCTGATTTCTTTATCCGGCGCAATGACGGAGGTATCCTCATTAATGAAGTGAACACGATGCCGGGCTTCACGCCGTTCAGCATGTACCCGCTGCTGTGGCGCGAAACCGGAATGTCCTACCGCGAGCTGCTGGATCAGATGATCAGCCTCGGGCTGGCACGCTATGAGAACAAGCAATCTCTCATTTATGAGAATGAGGTATAA
- the uvsE gene encoding UV DNA damage repair endonuclease UvsE, with protein sequence MIVRFGYVAMSTVVQNSSPSRTMTMASFKKLDDREAGLRRLERIAGENLHNTLRLLKHNLAHDIKVYRMTSKLIPLATHGDLDDWDPFPALRESFAEVGDFVRKHEMRVSFHPDHFTVLSTPRPEVLVNSIKDLRHHTDMLHALGFSGRMKNNIHIGGAYGDKPSAAARFIEHFEGLDQDIKERLTLENDDKTFNAVETLTVCQKLGLPMVLDLHHQWVNHEGERPGELWRDVLETWNSPLAQAGSEGDNPLPPKIHVSSPKSPTDIRSHADGVEMPPLLHFLREIAAITPQLDVMIEAKKKDEALFGLMRDFAAAEGDGVKLLNQAAIEVTP encoded by the coding sequence ATGATTGTCCGCTTCGGTTATGTGGCCATGTCCACCGTCGTGCAGAATTCTTCCCCGTCCAGAACGATGACGATGGCCAGCTTCAAGAAGCTGGACGACCGGGAAGCCGGTCTTCGCCGGCTGGAGCGGATTGCAGGGGAGAACCTGCACAATACGCTCCGGCTGCTGAAGCATAATCTCGCACACGACATTAAGGTGTACCGAATGACCTCGAAGCTGATTCCGCTTGCCACCCATGGCGATCTGGACGATTGGGATCCGTTCCCTGCCCTTCGGGAATCGTTCGCAGAGGTCGGGGATTTTGTGCGCAAGCACGAGATGCGCGTGTCCTTTCATCCGGATCATTTCACGGTACTGAGCACGCCGAGGCCGGAGGTGCTGGTGAACTCGATCAAGGATCTGCGGCATCATACCGACATGCTTCATGCGCTCGGGTTCAGCGGCCGAATGAAGAACAATATTCATATTGGCGGCGCCTATGGGGACAAGCCCTCGGCGGCGGCCCGTTTTATAGAGCATTTTGAGGGGCTGGACCAGGATATCAAGGAGCGGCTGACGCTTGAGAACGACGACAAAACCTTTAACGCCGTAGAAACGTTAACAGTATGTCAGAAGCTTGGGCTGCCCATGGTGCTCGATCTGCACCATCAATGGGTCAACCATGAAGGAGAGCGGCCAGGCGAGCTGTGGCGGGATGTGCTGGAGACCTGGAATTCGCCGCTGGCGCAGGCCGGCTCGGAGGGTGACAACCCTCTGCCGCCCAAGATTCACGTGTCCAGCCCGAAATCGCCCACCGATATTCGCAGTCATGCGGACGGTGTCGAGATGCCGCCGCTGCTTCATTTTTTACGAGAGATTGCAGCAATTACCCCGCAACTTGACGTCATGATTGAGGCCAAGAAGAAGGATGAGGCGCTGTTTGGCCTGATGCGTGATTTTGCCGCGGCAGAGGGAGATGGGGTAAAGCTCCTTAACCAGGCCGCAATTGAGGTTACACCATAG
- a CDS encoding inositol monophosphatase family protein, with product MNDKEKTPYVVSSKSYAAVAINCAAKAGEWIKSKQGTVQQLNTKTSAQDLVTEVDKGAEQMIRRLILTHFPDHAILGEEGVEPGPEASAKALETALEEDYVWIIDPVDGTTNYVHGFPFYSVSIALAYQGEIILGVIYDPSRDELFIAEKGKGAYVHGNPTRVSGEAVLSDSLVATGFPIDAASNLPQNMEALQAIVPKVRNVRAGGSAALHLAYVAAGRLSAYWEIGLNAWDVAAGVLLIEESGGRVTDTNGSPYSLKVRNIAATNGAIHEELLQVLADSAG from the coding sequence TTGAATGATAAAGAGAAGACGCCTTATGTCGTGAGTAGCAAAAGCTATGCCGCTGTTGCTATCAACTGTGCTGCCAAGGCCGGAGAATGGATCAAGAGCAAGCAGGGAACGGTACAGCAGCTGAATACCAAGACCTCTGCCCAGGATCTTGTGACTGAAGTGGACAAGGGGGCGGAGCAGATGATCCGCAGACTGATTCTGACGCACTTTCCGGACCATGCCATTCTCGGTGAGGAGGGTGTCGAGCCCGGGCCAGAGGCTTCAGCCAAGGCGTTGGAGACGGCGCTGGAAGAGGATTATGTATGGATTATTGATCCGGTTGACGGGACGACTAACTACGTGCACGGGTTCCCCTTCTACTCGGTATCCATTGCGCTGGCTTATCAGGGGGAGATCATACTGGGCGTTATCTATGATCCTTCCCGGGATGAGCTGTTCATTGCCGAGAAGGGCAAGGGGGCCTATGTCCACGGCAACCCGACCCGAGTGTCCGGGGAGGCCGTCTTGTCGGACAGCCTGGTGGCCACAGGCTTTCCGATCGATGCGGCTTCCAATCTTCCGCAAAATATGGAGGCTTTGCAGGCCATCGTTCCCAAGGTGCGGAACGTCCGCGCGGGAGGCTCGGCTGCGCTGCACTTGGCTTACGTTGCTGCCGGGCGCCTGAGCGCCTATTGGGAGATCGGCCTGAACGCCTGGGATGTGGCAGCCGGGGTCCTTCTGATTGAAGAATCCGGCGGCCGGGTAACGGATACCAACGGGTCTCCCTATAGCCTAAAGGTGCGCAACATTGCGGCCACGAACGGCGCTATTCATGAAGAACTGCTGCAGGTGCTGGCGGACTCGGCCGGTTAA
- a CDS encoding stalk domain-containing protein yields MSILWRNRLFQAAGSLTLAVFMLSASLGGKPSAIHAASSSPPEPFRIVSLGDSLTVGYEPGMDLNSKPYGFVERLLEQGLLHGRTETVNLGIAGLKVEGLKHYVQAIADGRSVTADDIQPLIPDPRTEQIGREAPAARAFIEKADLITVTIGGNDMYNLTSMAGAANADELAKLTGELFELYTLNVTEVVHRLHSMNPDAVIVLADQYNPIPELAGKALYAKLNQAAALFTGHIEGLAKQFSQQGISVKVAPVAKEFVGREMTMTHILRLEDIHPNQYGYETMAKVFANTIWGSYTKPAAAEPGQPMNIIVNGKVLNTPYKPVLVKNQNYVAIQDIVNAIGATTVWSNETLSATVTYKGRTVVITIGSNHIKVNGSPVPLTTPAFLHKVGKEHKTYVPLSALVQGLGLDVQYHQKLKTVFINP; encoded by the coding sequence ATGTCAATATTGTGGAGAAACAGGCTGTTCCAGGCTGCCGGCAGCCTCACGCTGGCGGTGTTCATGCTGTCAGCCTCGCTGGGAGGGAAGCCTTCCGCCATCCATGCCGCGTCTTCAAGCCCGCCGGAGCCCTTCCGGATTGTCAGTCTGGGAGATTCGCTTACCGTAGGCTATGAGCCGGGGATGGATCTCAATTCCAAGCCGTATGGCTTTGTCGAGCGCCTGCTGGAGCAGGGCTTGCTGCACGGCAGAACCGAGACCGTGAATCTGGGCATTGCCGGGCTGAAGGTTGAGGGATTGAAGCATTATGTACAGGCTATCGCAGATGGACGCTCCGTGACCGCGGATGACATTCAGCCATTGATCCCGGATCCCCGCACAGAGCAGATCGGTAGAGAAGCTCCGGCCGCCCGCGCGTTTATTGAGAAGGCCGACCTGATCACCGTGACCATTGGCGGCAATGATATGTACAATCTGACGTCCATGGCCGGAGCGGCAAATGCCGATGAGCTGGCGAAGCTGACCGGGGAGCTGTTTGAGCTTTACACACTGAATGTGACGGAGGTTGTCCATCGTCTTCATAGTATGAATCCTGATGCTGTTATCGTGCTTGCAGACCAGTATAATCCCATTCCTGAGCTTGCCGGCAAAGCGCTCTATGCCAAGCTGAATCAGGCTGCAGCACTGTTTACCGGGCATATCGAGGGTTTGGCGAAGCAGTTTAGTCAGCAGGGGATTTCTGTGAAGGTGGCTCCGGTCGCCAAGGAATTTGTAGGCAGAGAAATGACCATGACGCATATTTTGAGACTGGAAGACATCCACCCTAATCAGTACGGATACGAAACGATGGCGAAGGTGTTTGCCAACACCATATGGGGCAGCTACACCAAGCCTGCGGCCGCAGAGCCCGGGCAGCCGATGAATATTATCGTGAACGGCAAGGTCCTGAATACGCCGTACAAGCCGGTTCTGGTCAAGAATCAGAACTATGTAGCCATTCAGGATATCGTCAATGCCATCGGTGCAACCACAGTATGGAGCAACGAAACCTTAAGTGCTACGGTTACTTACAAGGGGCGGACCGTGGTCATTACAATCGGATCAAATCACATCAAGGTAAATGGCAGCCCTGTGCCCCTTACTACGCCAGCCTTTCTACACAAGGTTGGCAAGGAACATAAAACCTATGTCCCGCTCTCTGCACTGGTACAGGGACTGGGCCTGGATGTTCAGTACCACCAAAAGCTGAAGACGGTTTTTATTAATCCATAA
- a CDS encoding glutamate-1-semialdehyde 2,1-aminomutase has translation MNRTRSAELYEEALKHIVGGVNSPSRSFKAVGGGAPVFMKQARGAHFWDADGNQYIDYLAAFGPIITGHAHPHITKAITSAAENGVLYGTPTELEIQLAKMLKDAIPSMDKVRFVNSGTEAVMTTIRVARAYTERSKIIKFAGCYHGHSDLVLVAAGSGPSTLGIPDSAGIPPSIAHEVITVPFNDLEALQEALEHWGDDVAAVMVEPIVGNFGMVMPKPGFLEGLCKLARANGSLVIYDEVITAFRFHYGSAQTYPGLLNHEAIQPDLTALGKIIGGGLPIGAYGGRKEIMEQVAPLGPAYQAGTMAGNPASIASGIACLEVLQTEGVYEEMERLAIKLADGLQASAQRHGIPLMINRISGAFSTHFCSHPVTNYEEAQDTDGEAFAAFFRHMLDQGILLAASKYEAWFLTTAHQAADIDQTLAAAEEAFRRMAAQA, from the coding sequence ATGAACAGAACACGCTCGGCCGAGCTGTATGAGGAAGCGCTGAAGCATATTGTAGGCGGGGTCAACAGCCCGTCCCGCTCCTTCAAAGCCGTAGGCGGCGGCGCTCCGGTATTTATGAAGCAGGCCCGCGGCGCGCATTTCTGGGACGCAGACGGGAACCAGTACATTGATTATCTGGCCGCCTTCGGACCGATTATTACCGGACATGCCCATCCTCATATTACAAAGGCTATCACCTCAGCCGCTGAAAATGGTGTGCTGTACGGAACGCCGACCGAGCTCGAAATCCAGCTTGCCAAAATGCTGAAGGATGCCATACCATCCATGGATAAGGTCCGATTCGTCAATTCCGGCACCGAAGCGGTCATGACGACCATTCGTGTCGCACGGGCTTATACGGAGCGCAGCAAGATCATTAAGTTCGCCGGCTGCTACCACGGCCACTCTGATCTTGTGCTCGTAGCCGCAGGCTCCGGTCCCTCCACGCTTGGCATTCCGGACAGCGCGGGCATTCCGCCCAGCATTGCCCATGAGGTTATTACCGTCCCCTTCAACGATCTTGAGGCGCTGCAAGAAGCTCTGGAGCACTGGGGAGATGACGTAGCCGCAGTTATGGTGGAGCCTATCGTTGGCAATTTCGGCATGGTTATGCCAAAGCCCGGCTTCCTGGAAGGGCTGTGCAAGCTAGCTCGCGCTAACGGCTCTCTCGTCATTTATGATGAAGTCATTACCGCATTCCGTTTCCATTATGGCTCTGCCCAAACGTATCCCGGCCTTCTCAATCATGAGGCAATCCAGCCCGATCTGACAGCACTGGGCAAAATTATCGGGGGCGGGCTGCCCATCGGCGCCTACGGCGGCCGTAAAGAGATTATGGAGCAGGTTGCTCCGCTCGGTCCTGCTTACCAGGCGGGAACGATGGCCGGCAATCCGGCCTCCATCGCCTCCGGCATCGCGTGTCTGGAGGTGCTCCAGACAGAGGGCGTATATGAGGAAATGGAGCGCCTAGCTATCAAGCTGGCAGACGGTCTCCAGGCCTCGGCCCAGCGGCATGGCATTCCGCTGATGATCAACCGGATTTCTGGCGCCTTCTCGACCCACTTCTGCAGCCACCCGGTCACCAACTATGAAGAGGCTCAGGATACGGACGGCGAAGCCTTTGCCGCCTTTTTCCGCCACATGCTGGATCAAGGCATCTTACTCGCGGCCTCCAAATATGAGGCCTGGTTCCTGACCACCGCGCATCAGGCTGCAGATATTGATCAGACTTTGGCTGCCGCAGAGGAAGCCTTCCGCCGGATGGCAGCCCAGGCGTAG
- a CDS encoding LCP family protein translates to MSRRTRKAAKRKKIKKTMIWTVSLLLAGILGYGTYYGTSFYQGLDSLQKNGEASPFRNVEQVDAKAPEPPKWEGTEPVNILLMGVDARGFAEDEIPRSDTMLVASIDPVDETIHLFSVMRDTYTDIPGHGKSRINTAVTHGPNTAMKAVGDLLGIPVQYYVYTDFQGFIKLVDAVGGVDFYVEKDMKYGSKADNHEYDIDLKEGMQHLDGDKALQYARFRYDQMGDYTRTERQRELLKAVAKKLQTTTSIMKLPDILESISPYIDTNLDVSDMWKLANVGYQSEMKGSEQIPPMKLVVETTVGGASVLTVGNPESLKDYVQDVLNPPAPEVEESTGTNSSTSTPNN, encoded by the coding sequence ATGAGCCGAAGAACCCGAAAAGCAGCAAAAAGAAAAAAAATCAAGAAAACAATGATTTGGACGGTCAGCCTGCTATTGGCGGGTATTTTAGGATACGGCACTTATTATGGAACATCGTTTTACCAAGGATTGGACAGCCTGCAGAAGAACGGCGAGGCTTCTCCCTTCCGCAATGTGGAGCAGGTGGACGCCAAGGCGCCGGAGCCTCCGAAATGGGAAGGCACAGAGCCTGTTAATATTTTGCTGATGGGCGTCGATGCCCGGGGCTTTGCGGAGGACGAAATTCCACGCTCGGACACCATGCTGGTCGCCTCGATTGACCCTGTGGATGAGACGATTCATTTATTCTCTGTCATGCGGGATACGTACACTGACATTCCGGGACACGGAAAGAGCCGGATCAATACCGCGGTCACTCATGGCCCCAATACCGCTATGAAGGCGGTTGGCGATCTGCTCGGCATCCCGGTCCAGTATTATGTGTACACGGATTTTCAGGGCTTTATCAAGCTGGTGGATGCCGTGGGCGGCGTTGATTTCTATGTAGAGAAGGATATGAAGTACGGCAGCAAAGCAGACAATCATGAATATGATATCGACCTGAAGGAAGGCATGCAGCATTTGGACGGTGACAAGGCACTGCAATACGCGCGTTTCCGTTATGATCAGATGGGAGATTATACCCGGACCGAACGGCAGCGTGAGCTGCTGAAGGCTGTAGCGAAGAAGCTCCAGACTACAACCTCGATTATGAAGCTTCCAGACATTTTGGAATCCATCAGCCCTTATATCGACACGAACCTCGACGTCAGTGATATGTGGAAGCTGGCCAATGTCGGCTATCAGAGCGAGATGAAGGGCAGTGAGCAGATTCCACCGATGAAGCTGGTCGTGGAGACCACTGTGGGCGGAGCCTCGGTGCTCACGGTCGGGAATCCAGAAAGCCTGAAGGATTATGTACAGGACGTTCTGAATCCCCCTGCCCCGGAAGTAGAAGAAAGCACCGGCACTAACAGCAGCACCTCTACACCCAACAACTAA
- the bcp gene encoding thioredoxin-dependent thiol peroxidase, whose amino-acid sequence MSLEIGQTVPDFTLPASNGEQVSLRDYKGKKVVIYFYPKNMTPGCTDEACGFRDAHEELQAEGAVVLGISPDPLKSHSKFIEKYGLPFLLLSDEEHRVSELFGVWQLKKMYGREYEGIVRSTFLVDEEGRLAKAWNKVKVAGHVEEVLSAVRS is encoded by the coding sequence ATGAGCCTGGAGATTGGACAGACGGTTCCTGATTTTACCCTGCCGGCCTCAAACGGTGAGCAGGTGTCCCTGCGTGATTACAAGGGGAAGAAGGTCGTGATTTATTTTTATCCCAAAAATATGACGCCCGGCTGCACAGACGAAGCCTGCGGCTTCCGGGATGCGCATGAGGAGCTTCAGGCGGAGGGAGCAGTCGTGCTTGGCATCAGCCCTGATCCGTTAAAGTCTCACAGTAAATTTATTGAGAAATACGGCTTGCCGTTTCTGCTGCTCTCGGATGAGGAGCACCGTGTGAGTGAGTTGTTCGGAGTGTGGCAGCTTAAGAAAATGTACGGCCGTGAGTATGAAGGCATTGTCCGCTCCACGTTTCTTGTGGATGAGGAGGGGCGTCTTGCGAAGGCCTGGAATAAGGTGAAGGTGGCGGGCCATGTAGAGGAAGTGCTAAGCGCCGTCAGATCATAA
- a CDS encoding polysaccharide deacetylase → MKKAMLFLVCAVCGIMWLLMLKPDEPYLSPPVNPAKPDHPTFHSIEDAKPVMPFTMKKAADSEAANTAVSMQAEAVKLLHSLLSSSSAPQAPAVPQVPETPAKTVYLTFDDGPSGLTGEVLDILKENNVPATFFILGKQAEQRPELVSRIAEEGHAIGNHTYDHDYSQLYRKFTLFWDQIKQTEEIIRSITGERPQLLRAPGGTAGKFDETYFKLLKQAGYRVFDWNADSGDSKRIGVPADEIVRQSTMQTAGDEINLLLHDGAGHEETVKALPRIIEHYKEAGYRFAVLTPETAPVQFKVQSKVKPKESQPGSRWVAEHIVPNGQLFDQGKVLTLDMAGLAAEFQPGEYRIENGRLMVPLRSAVERLGGRVSWDAPSRTARVSLSGASWSADPGLGMLWSPHTSMKQPSEVMIWGNAVWIPLRDILHFSGHPLNHVVMKEHAYQIETL, encoded by the coding sequence ATGAAAAAAGCAATGCTGTTCCTAGTATGCGCGGTGTGCGGAATCATGTGGCTTCTGATGCTGAAGCCGGATGAGCCATATCTGTCTCCACCCGTTAACCCCGCCAAGCCGGATCATCCTACGTTTCATTCTATAGAAGATGCCAAGCCAGTAATGCCCTTCACAATGAAAAAGGCTGCAGACTCTGAAGCGGCCAATACGGCGGTCTCCATGCAGGCCGAGGCGGTGAAGCTCCTCCATAGCCTGCTGTCTTCAAGCAGCGCGCCTCAAGCTCCCGCGGTCCCTCAAGTCCCCGAGACTCCAGCCAAAACCGTGTATCTGACCTTTGATGACGGACCTTCCGGATTGACCGGAGAGGTCCTGGACATCCTGAAAGAGAACAACGTTCCGGCGACCTTTTTCATCCTCGGCAAGCAGGCCGAGCAGCGTCCGGAGCTGGTCAGCCGCATTGCGGAGGAAGGTCACGCCATCGGCAATCATACCTATGATCATGATTACAGCCAGTTATACCGAAAATTCACGCTGTTTTGGGATCAAATCAAGCAGACTGAGGAAATTATTCGCAGCATCACAGGCGAACGGCCCCAGCTGCTCCGGGCGCCAGGAGGCACAGCAGGAAAATTTGACGAAACCTATTTCAAGCTGCTGAAGCAGGCAGGCTACCGTGTGTTCGACTGGAATGCAGACAGCGGTGATTCCAAGCGGATCGGTGTGCCTGCCGACGAGATTGTTCGCCAATCCACGATGCAGACGGCAGGAGATGAGATCAATCTGCTGCTGCACGATGGCGCAGGGCACGAGGAAACCGTTAAGGCGCTGCCCCGCATTATCGAGCATTATAAGGAGGCAGGGTACCGCTTTGCCGTGCTGACGCCTGAGACCGCACCGGTACAGTTCAAGGTACAGAGCAAAGTCAAGCCTAAAGAGTCGCAGCCAGGCTCTAGGTGGGTTGCCGAGCATATCGTTCCTAACGGACAGCTGTTTGATCAGGGCAAGGTGCTGACGCTCGACATGGCCGGTCTGGCGGCTGAGTTTCAGCCGGGTGAATACCGGATAGAGAACGGCCGGCTGATGGTGCCGCTGCGCTCTGCGGTGGAGCGCCTTGGCGGACGGGTGAGCTGGGACGCGCCATCGAGAACCGCCAGGGTATCGCTTAGCGGAGCGTCATGGAGTGCCGATCCGGGCCTTGGTATGCTCTGGTCTCCGCATACCTCGATGAAGCAGCCTTCCGAGGTGATGATTTGGGGGAATGCCGTGTGGATTCCGCTCCGCGATATTCTGCACTTCTCGGGTCATCCGCTGAATCATGTGGTGATGAAAGAGCATGCTTATCAAATTGAAACTTTGTAG
- a CDS encoding DUF1641 domain-containing protein, with the protein MTETSRPQSSEGSEKVAENLGAPQAGLPDVFDQLLKPEIQESLTVLVEQLPKLAEMLTFMTKAYDFGKSVATDPVLAEDTMASLSGFTKPVTDAMKSTASAAIEAGDRVRLQGDSNSISVFGLMKMLKDPQVQKGLRFAQAYLDVLNEREGQTKR; encoded by the coding sequence ATGACAGAAACATCCCGTCCGCAATCGTCCGAAGGCTCGGAGAAGGTTGCCGAAAATCTGGGAGCACCGCAAGCGGGACTTCCGGATGTGTTTGATCAATTGCTGAAGCCTGAAATTCAGGAATCCCTGACGGTACTGGTAGAGCAGCTTCCCAAGCTGGCTGAAATGCTGACGTTCATGACCAAGGCATATGACTTCGGAAAATCGGTAGCTACCGACCCGGTTCTCGCCGAGGACACCATGGCTTCACTCAGCGGCTTCACCAAGCCGGTAACCGATGCGATGAAGAGCACCGCTTCTGCGGCCATTGAGGCCGGAGACCGCGTGCGCCTTCAAGGCGACAGCAACAGCATCAGCGTATTTGGCTTGATGAAAATGCTGAAGGACCCTCAGGTACAGAAGGGCCTGCGCTTTGCACAGGCTTACTTGGATGTGCTCAATGAGCGCGAAGGACAAACGAAACGTTAA